The window ATAAGTCTGACTTTTTGTCCGCGCTCCCCTCCTCGTACCCTGATCCCCATGAGCACACCGGGCCGGGGGCTGCACGGCCGAGTACTGGAAACCCTCGGACCGGCGATCACAGCGGGCGAGTACCCGCCCGGGAGCGTGCTGCGCACGGACGAACTCGCCCAGAGCTTCGAGGTGTCCCGCTCGGTGATGCGGGAGGCGGTCCGCGTCCTGGAGTCCATGCACCTGGTCGAGTCCCGCCGCCGGGTCGGCGTGATCGTCCGCCCGTCCGCCGAGTGGAACGTCTACGACCCGCAGGTCATCCGCTGGCGCCTGGCCGGCGCGGACCGCCCCCGCCAGCTGCGCTCGCTGACCGTGCTGCGCGGCGCCGTCGAACCGATCGCCGCGGGCCTCGCCGCGCGCCACGCCACGGACGAGCAGTGCGCCGCGATCACCGAGTGCGCCATCGGCATGGTCGCCCACTCACGCGGCCACAAGCTGGAGGGCTACCTCCACCACGACGTCGCCTTCCACCGCCTGATCCTGGACGCCTCCGGCAACGAGATGTTCGCCCGCCTCGGCGACGTCGTCGAGGAGGTCCTCGCCGGCCGCACCCATCACGCCGTCATGTTCCACGACCCCGACCCGGCGGCCGTCACCCTCCATGTCCAGGTCGCCGAGGCCATCCGCGAACACGACGCCTCGCGGGCCGAGCGGCTCACCCGGGAGATCACCGCGGGAGCCCTCCAGGAACTCGACATCCTGGCACCCAACGGCCGCTCCCCGGCCGCCGGTTGACCCGGGGGCCTACTGCGGGAACTCCCCGTCCACATACACCCAGGCCCCGTCCACCCGCTCGAACCGGCTCCGCTCGTGCATCGAGCCGCCCCGGAACGAGGCGCGGAAGGTCACCGTGCCGGTGGTGTGGAAGGCCGAGCCGTCCCGGGTGTCCAGGATCTCCAGACCGGTCCAGCGCATGGTCGTGTCGAAGTCGACCCCGGAGGGCCGCGTCCGGGGATGCCAGCTGCGCAGCAGATACGCCGCGTCCCGCACGACGAACGCGCTGTACCGCGACCGCATCAGCGCCTCGGCGGTCGGCGCGGCCGCGCCGCCGGAGTGATACCGCCCGCAACAGGCCTCGTACGCCGCGGGCAGCCCGCAGGGGCAGGTGCGGGGGACCGGCGAAGGGACCCGTGCGGCACTCTTCGAACCGGCCCTGGAACCACTGCGGCGCGACGACATGGCAGCCATTGTGCCCGCCCTACGCCGACCCCGCGTTCGTCGGCGGATACGGCGGCCGCGCCGGGACCTGGGGGCCCCTGGCGGACGGAGGGTGCGGCGGGGACGGCAGGGGCGGCAGCGCCGGTTCCTGGAGCCACGCCCGGAACAGGGCGTCCAGCGGTCCGTCCGCGTACCGGCCGGCGTGGGCGACGAACCCGGCCGTCGTCACGGCGCCCCCGCGATGGACGGTCGCCCAGCCGCGCAGCATCCGGAAGAACGCGTCGTCGCCGAGCGCGCAGCGCACCGCGTGGACGGTGAGACCGCCGCGCTCGTAGAGCCGGTCGTCGAACATCAGCTTGCGGCCCGGGTCCGCCAGCCGCAGATCCTGGGGGAGCGCGGCGAGCTTCTGGTGCGCCGCACGCGCCAGTTGATGCGCCGTACGCCCGCCGGAGCGCTCCGACCACAACCACTCCGCGTACTTGGCGAACCCCTCGTTCAGCCAGATGTGGCGCCAGTCGGCGAGGGACACGCTGTTGCCGAACCACTGGTGCGCCAGCTCGTGCGCGACCAGCCGCTCCGAACCCCGCGCCCCGTCCACGTGGTTGGCGCCGAACAGCGACAACCCCTGTGCCTCGACCGGGACATCGAGCTCCTCCTCGGTCACCACGACCGCGTACTCCCCGAACGGGTAGGGCCCGAAAAGCTCCTCGAACAGCTCCATCATGGCGGGCTGCCGCGCGAAGTCCCGCGAGAACTCCGTGAGGAGCTGGGCGGGGATATGCCCGTGCTGCGGCACCCCGCCGGGCCTCGGGTCGCCCAGCAGCACCGTCTGGTACCGGCCGATCGACAGGCCGACCAGATAGCTCGACGTCGGCGCCGACTGCTCGTACACCCACGTCGTCGTGGACGCCTTCGCCGTACGGGTGAGCAGCCGCCCGCCCGCCACCACCTGGTACGCGGACGGCGTCGTGATCGAGATCTGGTACGAGGCCTTGTCGGCGGGCCGGTCGTTGCACGGATACCAGGACGGCGCCCCGACCGGCTGGCTCGCCACCAGCGCCCCGTCCGTCAGCTCCTCCCAACCCAGCCCGCCCCAGGGGCTGTTCACCGGCTTGGGGTTGCCCGACCAGTGGACCTCGATCGTGAACGCGGCCCCCGGCCGGATCGGCTTCGCGGGCCGCAGGCGCAACCGGCCGCCCCGGTGCGTGTAGTGCGGCGCCCGGCCGTCCACCCGTACCCGGCCGATCTTGAAGTCGGCGAGGTTCAGCTGGAACTCGGCGAGCGCGGACCGGCCCGCTATGGCGTTGAGCCGCGCCGTGCCCGACAACCGGTTCGGCCCCGGCCGGTAGTCCACAGCCAGCTCGTACCGATGCACCCGGTAACGGGCATCACCGTTCGCCGGGAAGTACGGGTCCGGACCCACTGACTGCTGAACCGCCACTGCCGCTTCTGCTCCCCGCTGCGCTCTCGTACGACGTCCATCGTCCCCCGGGTCTCCCGACGCCGCACGAGCCGCACTCAGCGGCGCCATGCCTCGATCGGGTTGCCCAGCCACCGGGTGTCGTCGGGAACGGACTCCGCGGCCATGACCAGCGACGCCGGCCCCAGCGTGGTGCGGGCCCCGACCACGCTGCCGGGCAGGACGATTCCGCCCGGGCCCAGAGTGGCGCCCTCACGGAGTTCAACAGTATCCGTCCGCAAGATCCGGTCGTGGAAGAGGTGGGTCTGGAGCACACACCCCCGGTTCACCGTCGCCCCGTCGCCGAGCGTGACGAGGTCGGGCTCGGGTAGCCAGTAACTCTCCACCCACACCCCTGTGCCGATGGTCGCCCCGAGCCCGCGCAGCCACACGTTCAGCACCGGCGTGCCCGGCACCGACCCGGCCAGCCACGGCACGGCCAGCACCTCCACGAAGGTGTCCGCCAGCTCGTTGCGCCACACGAAACCGCTCCACAGCGGATGTTCACCGGTGCGGTGCCGCCCCACGAGCAGCCACTTCGCGAGGACCGAGAGCACACATCCGAAGGCCCCGGCCTCCAGCAGCACGAGCCCGCCCAGCGGCCACGCCCAGCCGCCCAGCGCGCTCAGCGCCGCCACCGTCAGCAGCGCGAGACCCGCCGAGCAGAACACCGGCACGATCCGGCACAGCTCCACCAGCGCCCGCGCCCACAGCAGCCGCGCGGGCGGCTCGTACGTCAGGCTCTGGTCACCGTCCGCGGCCGACCGGGGCAGCCTGACCGGCGGCAGCCCCAGATACGAGCTGCCCTTCTTGGCCTTCTTCGGCGTCGCCGACAGCACACCCACCAGACCGCCGTCCGGCACGGACCGTCCCGGCGCGGTCATCCCGGAGTTCCCGAGGAACGCCCGCCGCCCGATCTGCGCCCGCCCGATCCGCAGCCACCCGCCGCCCAGCTCGTACGGCGCGGTCAGCGTGTCGTCCGCGAGGAACGCCCCGTCGCCGACCGTCGTCAGACTCGGCAGCGCCAGGACGGTGGACACCTCGGCGCCCTTGCCGATCCGCATCCCCAGCAGCCGCAGCCACACCGGCGTCACCAGCCCCGCGTACAGCGGGAACAGCGTCTGCCGCGACCGGTCCATGAGCTGCGTGACCGTCCACGCCTGCCACCCGACCCGGCTGTGCGTGGGATGTGTGCCCTCCCGCAGCCCGAGGCTCAGCAGCCGTACGGCCACGAGCAGCAGCAGCGCGTACGCGGCCCCGAACGCGAGCGTGGCCGGCACCAGCCCCAGCGCCCCGCCCCGGAGAGCCGCGCCGAGCCCCGCGTCCGGCGCCACGAACAGGCCCAGCACGGCCAGCGCGGCGATCCCGGCGAGCACCGGCAGCGCCGTCAGCCCGAAGCCCGTTACGCCGTACGACACCCGCCAGAACAGGCCTCGCTGCGGCCGCTCCTTGGGCCAGTTCCGCTTCGCCTTGCCCAGCTTCACCGCCGGCGCGCCGGCCCAGCGCTGCCCGGTGGGAACCTGCCCGGCCACCGCCGACCCCGGCGCCACCTCGGCCCGCTTGCCGACCCTGGCCCCCGGCAGCAGCATGCTCCGCGTCCCGACGACCGCGCCGGCACCCACCTTGACGGTCCCGATCTCCAGCCGGTCCCCGTCGAGCCAGTACCCGGAGAGATCCACCTCGGACTCCACGGCCGCGCCCCGTCCGAGCTTCAGCAGCCCGGTCACCGGCGGCAGCGCGTGCAGGTCCACATCGGCGCCGATCCTGGCACCCAGCGCCCGCGCGTACCGCTCCAGCCACACCCCGGTCAGCGAGGTCGCCCCGCTGAACTCGGCCAGCCGCTCGGCCGCCCACAGCCGCAGATGCACGCTCCCGCCGCGCGCGTACCGCCCGGGCGTCACCCCGCGCAGCAGCAGCCGCGCCCCGCCCGCCGCGACCGCCAGCCGCCCCGGCGGGGTGTACAACAGCACCGCCCCCACCGCCACGGCCCACCAGGGCGCGGTCGGCAGCCAGGCGTACGGCCCGAGCAGGTTGCCGAGCGCGGTCAGCGGGACGATCCACCGCAGCCCGAGCAGCGTGAACAGCGGCACGAGCAGCAGGAGCTGGACGAACCGCGCCCGCACGGGCACCGGCTCCACCGCCCGGCGCGTACCCTCCTCCTCGCCCGACGCCTCCAGGTACCGGGCCAGCTTCCGCAGGGTCGGCCGCTGGTAGATGTCCACCACGGCGACGCTCGGGTACCGGGTCCGCAACCGGGTCGTCAGCTGCGCGGCCGCCAGGCTGCCACCGCCGATCGCGAAGAAGTCGTCACCCGCGCCGCCGACCGCGATGCCCAGCACCTGCGTCCACTGCTCGGCGAGCCACGCCTCGGTCCCGTACAGCTCCTCGACCGGCCCGGCGCTCTCCGGCTCCGCGAGCGGCCACGGCAGGGCGTCGCGGTCCACCTTCCCCGAGGTCCGGGTCGGCAGCTCCGCCACCGGTGCCAGCAGCGGCACCAACGCGGCCGGCAGCTCCGCCCGCAGCTGCTCCACGGCCGCCGCCCGGTCCCACCCGTCCTGGGTGACCACATAGCCGACCAGCAGCTGGTTCCCGCTCCGCGCGGTCCGTACGGCGGCAGCGGCGCCCGCGGCGCCGGGCAGCGCCTGGAGCGCGGCGTCGACCTCGCCCAGCTCGATCCGCCGCCCGCCGAGCTTGACCTGCTCGTCCGCCCGCCCGAGGAAGACCAGCCCCTCCGGTTCGGCCTTCACCAGGTCGCCGCTGCGATAGGCGCGCTCCCAGCCCAGCGACGTGAGCGGCGCGTACTTCTCCGCGTCCTTCTCGGCGTCGAGGTACCGCGCGAGGCCCACGCCACCGATCACGAGCTGCCCGCTGCCGCCCATCGGCACGGGCTCCCCGGCCTCGTCGACGACGGCCAGCTCCCATCCGTCCAGCGGCAGCCCGATCCGGATCGGCTCCTCGCCGGACATCAGCGAGGCGCAGGCGACGACGGTGGCCTCGGTCGGCCCGTAGGTGTTCCAGACCTCGCGGCCCTCCGTCACCAGCCGCTGCGCCAGCTCCGGCGGACAGGCCTCACCACCGAAGATCAGCAGCCGTACGTCGTTCAGGGTCTCGGACTCCCACAGCGCGGCCAGCGTCGGCACGGTGGAGACGACCGTGATCTCCTGCTCGACCAGCCACGGCCCCAGATCGGCACCGCTCCTGACCTGCGAGCGCGGCACCGGCACCAGACAGGCCCCGTACCGCCAGGCCAGCCACATCTCCTCGCAGGACGCGTCGAAGGCCACGGACAGCCCGGCCATCACCCGGTCCCCGGGCCCGATGGGCTCCTCGGCCAGGAACAGCGCCGCCTCGGCGTCCACGAACGCGGCGGCGCTGCGATGGCTCACGGCCACGCCCTTGGGCTTCCCCGTCGACCCGGAGGTGAAGATGATCCACGCGTCGTGCTCGACCCCGGGCCGGGCGGCGGGGGAGTCGCACGCGCCGGTGACGGTCAGTTCGTGCCCGGCCCCGACGACGGCCCGCACCTCCGCCTCGCCGAACACCAGCTTGGCCCGCTCGTCGGGGTCCTCGGCGTCGACGGGCACATAGGCGGCCCCGGCCGCGAGCACCGCGAGGATCGCGACGTACAGGTCGTTCGTGCCGGACGGCACCCGCACCCCGACCCGGTCCCCGAGCCCGACCCCGGCCGCCCCCAGACGCTGCCGCAGGTGCTCCACCTCGACCGCCAGCGCCCTATAGCTGAGCCGCCGGCTGCCGTCGTCCAGCGCCGGCTCGTCCGGATAGGACCGCACGGACGCCTCGAAGACGTCCACGAGCGTGCGCGGGGAGGCCGCCGGGCCGGCCGAGAAGAGTGCCGCTCCGCCGAATCCTCCGGCTCCCTGCGCCAGCTCCCCGTCGAGCAGCGTGAGGTCAGGACTCTCGTACACGGCGGCCATCGGATCCTCGCCTCTCGAACCCGGACCATCCGGGGGCGCCGACGGGCCCGCAGGTCTGCCTGGGGATATTTCCGTATCGACACCGAACAAGCCCAATACTCTAGTGCTCGGGTGACTACGGCCTGTCGTGTCGGCCAAGCGGGGGCGTCCACCGGGTGGCCCGGAGGGGCAAGGGGACGGGCCGTGACCTGGGGTTTTCCTGGTGGGGGGAGATGTCGCCCACATTTCGTCAGTCTCACGCGACGAAGGCCACGACCTGATGGTCGCGGCCTTCGCCCCTGTGTGTCCGAGGGGGGACTTGAACCCCCACGCCCGATAAAGGGCACTAGCACCTCAAGCTAGCGCGTCTGCCATTCCGCCACCCGGACAAGGTGTCTGTCGCGCGGGGTTCCCCCCGTGGCGACGAAGGAAACATTACCAGGCTTTCCGGAGCCCCCGATCACGCCCCGTCCCCGGGCGGCCGGGTGTGAACGGCGTGTGACCCGGCCGGTCCCGGTCTTGGGGCGAGTGGTGGGGCAGGAGGAGGATGAGGGCGAACCACCAGCAGCGACAGCGGGAGGAACCAGCGTGAACGAGACGGACACGGGCAGGCGCGTGACCGGCGAGGACGAGGTCGTCGACCTCTGCCGCGAGCTGATCCGGATCGACACCAGCAACTTCGGCGACCACTCGGGCCCGGGGGAGCGCAAGGCCGCCGAGTATGTCGCCGAGAAGCTGGCCGAGGTCGGGCTGGAGCCGCGGATCTTCGAGTCGCACCCGGGCCGCGCGTCGACGGTGGCCCGGATCGAGGGGGAGGACCCCTCGCGGCCCGCGCTGCTCATCCACGGCCACACCGACGTCGTGCCGGCCAACGCGGTGGACTGGACCCACCACCCGTTCTCCGGTGAGGTCGCGGACGGCTGTGTCTGGGGCCGGGGCGCCGTCGACATGAAGGACATGGACGCGATGACCCTGGCGGTCGTCCGCGACCGGCTGCGCAGCGGCCGCAAGCCTCCGCGCGACATCGTGCTCGCCTTCCTCGCGGACGAGGAGGCCGGCGGCACGTACGGGGCCAAGCACCTCGTCAAGAACCACGCCGACCTCTTCGAGGGCGTCACCGAGGCGATCAGCGAGGTCGGCGGGTTCTCGTTCACCGTCAACGAGCAGCGGCGGCTCTATCTGATCCAGACGGCCGAGAAGGGCATGCACTGGATGAAGCTCACCGTGGCCGGTACCGCCGGGCACGGGTCGATGATCCACCGTGACAACGCCATCACCGAGCTGTCGGAGGCGGTCGCCCGGCTCGGCCGCCACCAGTTCCCGGTGCGGGTCACCAAGACCACCCGGGCCTTCCTCGACGAACTCGGCGACGCGCTCGGCACCGAACTCGACCCGGAGGACATGGAGGGCACCCTCGCCAGGCTCGGCGGCATCGCCAAGCTGATCGGCGCGACCCTGCGCAACACCGCCAACCCCACCCAGCTCGGCGCCGGCTACAAGGTCAACGTCATCCCGGGCGAGGCCACCGCGCACGTCGACGGGCGTTTCCTGCCCGGGTTCGAGGAGGAGTTCCTCGCCGACCTGGACAAGATCCTCGGCCCGAAGGTGCGGCGCGAGGACGTGCACTCCGACAAGGCGCTGGAGACGTCCTTCGACGGGGCGATCGTCGACGCCATGCAGTCGGCGCTGCTCGCCGAGGACCCGGCCGCGCAGGCGGTGCCCTACATGCTCTCCGGCGGTACGGACGCCAAGTCCTTCGACGACCTCGGCATCCGGGGCTTCGGCTTCGCGCCGCTGAAGCTACCGCCGGAGCTGGACTTCGCGGGCATGTTCCACGGTGTCGACGAGAGGGTGCCGGTGGACGGCCTGAAATTCGGGGTGCGCGTCCTCGACCGTTTCATCGACGCGTCCTGACGTGAACGGGGCGCATTATTCGGCAGCGCGTACGAAGACCGACCAGGTCGAGTGAATCGGACCATAAGCTCGTAGCTCCAATGGATTCTCCTCGTTACAGGTGGTGTGACTCGCTACTTGGGGTCGCTTTGCCTACAAGGAGGAATAATGCTCAAGAAGGTCGTCGCCGCTGCGGCAGCCACCGGTGGTCTGGTTCTCGCGGGCGCGGGTCTGGCCGTTGCCGACGCCGGGGCCCAGGGTGCCGCGATCGGCTCCCCGGGTGTCGCGTCCGGCAATGTCGTCCAGGTGCCGGTTCACGTCCCCGTGAACGTGTGCGGCAACACGATCTCGGTGATCGGGCTGCTGAACCCCGCCTTCGGCAACACCTGCATCAACAAGTGACGTTGTGCCTCACCACGTGAGGGTCTGAAATAACCGTCGGCCCCGGAGTGCGCGCCATGCACTCCGGGGCCGTCCGGTATCCCGGCAAGGTGTAAAAGATCAGAACACAGGGCTAAGGCAGGTAATTCAGCAATGCGACAGGTCACCCGCAAAGGCCTCATGACGGTGGCGGCCGCGTCCGGTGTGCTCGCCGCGGCGGGCGGTGCCGCGCACGCCGACGCCGGTGCGCAGGGCTCCGCCACCCACTCGCCCGGCGTGCTCTCCGGCAACACCGTGCAGGCTCCGGTGGAGACCGAGGTCAACGTCTGCGGCAACACGGTGAGCGTGGTCGGACTGCTCAACCCGGCAGCGGGCAACAAGTGTTCCAACGGCGGAGGCGGCAAGCACGCACGCGGCGGCCAGGGCGGCGGCGGTCACGGTTCGTCGTACGGCGGCTCCCAGGCCGGCGGTCACGCCGGTGACTCGCCGGGCGTGGCCTCCGGCAACCACGTCCAGGCTCCGGTGCACATTCCGGTCAACGTGTGCGGCAACAGCGTCGACGTGGTCGGCGTCGGCAACCCGGCCACCGGCAACGACTGCTCGAACGGCGGTGGTGGTGGCGGTTACGGCGACCACGGCCACGGCGGTCCCGGTTCGTCCCACGGCGGCTCCCACGCGGACGGTCACACCGGCGGCTCGCCGGGCGTGGGCTCCGGCAACAGCGTGCAGGTGCCCATCGACGTGCCGGTCAACGTGTGCGGCAACAACATCGGCGTGATCGGTATCGGCAACGGGGTCACGGGCAACGACTGCGGGAACTCGGGCGGCGGAGGGCCGCACGAGAACCCGGGCGGTGGCCACCAGAACCCGCCGGGCGACTCCGAGGAGGAGTCCCCGCAGACACCGGGCAAGCCGGGCAAGCCCGGTGGTGAGGTCCCCGGCGGTGACACCAACCACCCGGGCACGCAGACCGTCACCCAGCCCGACGGTGCCGCGCAGCTCGCCCAGACCGGCGGCGACCTGCCGCTGGGGCTCGTCCTCCCGGTGGGCGCGGGCGCACTGATCGGGGGCGCCCTGATCTACCGCAAGGCGCGGGCGGCCGCTCTGTAACCCGACCCGGCCGACGGCGAACGGAGCGGGCCCCGCACCAGCGGGGCCCGCTCCGTTCCGCTCCGCCCGCTCACCAGGTGGCGCGTACCTGGCGGATGATCCGTCGGCGCAACCGCACCCTGCGGCTGCCGTCACGCAGCAGGCTCAGTCGGTCCAACTCCCAGTGTCCGTACTCGGCATGGTCCGTCAGCAGACGTGTGGCGTCCTTGCGGGAAACGCCGCGCGGTACGTACACGTCGACAAATTCGTATTCCGGCATCGCATCTATTGTGCGGGCTGGGGCCCGGTACGGATAGCGTCTGCACTATGTCTGATGCTGCGCAGCCCACCGCTGCCGAGGTACGCGCCGCCGCCGAGGCGGTCAAGACCGCGCTCGACCGCCACCTGGCCGCGGTCGAACGCCGGTCGGGGGAGGACGACCCGGCCGTCTACGAGGCGTTCAACGAGCTGGCCGCGGCCGCCGAGGAGTACGACGAACTGCTCTACGACCGCTACGACGAGGTCACTCCCTTCGAGATCCCCGGCACCGAGGACATGCCGCCGTACACCGGCCCCGGGGAACCCGGCGCGCTCAGCGTGATGATCCGCCGGGACTACACGGTGGCCGAGCCGCAGCGGCTGCTGGCCCAGGCCCAGCGGGTGGAGGCGGCGGAGGAGCCGGTCGGCTCCGACGGTCCGGGGCGCACGGTGCACGGTGCGCTGGGTCTGCTGTTCGGCGAGTTCGAGCCGGACGAGATCGCCTCCCGGCACAAGGAGTTCGGCCTGGAGGAGGGGGACTCCACGCTCTGGGTGACCGCCGCGGACGACACCGCCGAACCCGGCGAGTGGCTGGAGGCGCCCTTCGAAGGGGTCGATCCGCAGAGGGTCGTCTGCCGCTTCGACGTCAGCGCGGTCTTCGACGACGAGCCGGACGACGACCTGGACGACGACCTCGCGCTGGAACCGGATCTCGGGGACGACGAGGAGCTGGAACCGCTGGACGCCGATCGCTGACGCGGGGCTCCCGACGTCGTGCGCCCGGTGGCCCGGGGCAGGCGGGCGCCGGCGCGCACCCGCCCCGGTCCCGGCCCGCCCCTCGTCGCCGGCGCGGTCAGCCGGCCGCAGGCACCTGGGCCTTCAGCAGTGCCGGGAGCCGGGTCGTGCGCGGCTTCGCCGGTACCTCGGCGACCGCGTGGGGCAGGGCCTGCTCCACACCGTGCACCACCGACAGATGCCGCTCGGCGCGACCGAAGGCCGTGTAGACCCAGGGCCGGCTCAGCGCCTGCGCCGCGTCACCCGGCAGCACCACGACCGCGGCCGGCCACCGGTGCCCCACGGCCTGGTGCGCGGT is drawn from Streptomyces bottropensis ATCC 25435 and contains these coding sequences:
- a CDS encoding FadR/GntR family transcriptional regulator — translated: MSTPGRGLHGRVLETLGPAITAGEYPPGSVLRTDELAQSFEVSRSVMREAVRVLESMHLVESRRRVGVIVRPSAEWNVYDPQVIRWRLAGADRPRQLRSLTVLRGAVEPIAAGLAARHATDEQCAAITECAIGMVAHSRGHKLEGYLHHDVAFHRLILDASGNEMFARLGDVVEEVLAGRTHHAVMFHDPDPAAVTLHVQVAEAIREHDASRAERLTREITAGALQELDILAPNGRSPAAG
- a CDS encoding YchJ family protein; amino-acid sequence: MAAMSSRRSGSRAGSKSAARVPSPVPRTCPCGLPAAYEACCGRYHSGGAAAPTAEALMRSRYSAFVVRDAAYLLRSWHPRTRPSGVDFDTTMRWTGLEILDTRDGSAFHTTGTVTFRASFRGGSMHERSRFERVDGAWVYVDGEFPQ
- a CDS encoding M1 family metallopeptidase; the encoded protein is MAVQQSVGPDPYFPANGDARYRVHRYELAVDYRPGPNRLSGTARLNAIAGRSALAEFQLNLADFKIGRVRVDGRAPHYTHRGGRLRLRPAKPIRPGAAFTIEVHWSGNPKPVNSPWGGLGWEELTDGALVASQPVGAPSWYPCNDRPADKASYQISITTPSAYQVVAGGRLLTRTAKASTTTWVYEQSAPTSSYLVGLSIGRYQTVLLGDPRPGGVPQHGHIPAQLLTEFSRDFARQPAMMELFEELFGPYPFGEYAVVVTEEELDVPVEAQGLSLFGANHVDGARGSERLVAHELAHQWFGNSVSLADWRHIWLNEGFAKYAEWLWSERSGGRTAHQLARAAHQKLAALPQDLRLADPGRKLMFDDRLYERGGLTVHAVRCALGDDAFFRMLRGWATVHRGGAVTTAGFVAHAGRYADGPLDALFRAWLQEPALPPLPSPPHPPSARGPQVPARPPYPPTNAGSA
- a CDS encoding Pls/PosA family non-ribosomal peptide synthetase; the protein is MAAVYESPDLTLLDGELAQGAGGFGGAALFSAGPAASPRTLVDVFEASVRSYPDEPALDDGSRRLSYRALAVEVEHLRQRLGAAGVGLGDRVGVRVPSGTNDLYVAILAVLAAGAAYVPVDAEDPDERAKLVFGEAEVRAVVGAGHELTVTGACDSPAARPGVEHDAWIIFTSGSTGKPKGVAVSHRSAAAFVDAEAALFLAEEPIGPGDRVMAGLSVAFDASCEEMWLAWRYGACLVPVPRSQVRSGADLGPWLVEQEITVVSTVPTLAALWESETLNDVRLLIFGGEACPPELAQRLVTEGREVWNTYGPTEATVVACASLMSGEEPIRIGLPLDGWELAVVDEAGEPVPMGGSGQLVIGGVGLARYLDAEKDAEKYAPLTSLGWERAYRSGDLVKAEPEGLVFLGRADEQVKLGGRRIELGEVDAALQALPGAAGAAAAVRTARSGNQLLVGYVVTQDGWDRAAAVEQLRAELPAALVPLLAPVAELPTRTSGKVDRDALPWPLAEPESAGPVEELYGTEAWLAEQWTQVLGIAVGGAGDDFFAIGGGSLAAAQLTTRLRTRYPSVAVVDIYQRPTLRKLARYLEASGEEEGTRRAVEPVPVRARFVQLLLLVPLFTLLGLRWIVPLTALGNLLGPYAWLPTAPWWAVAVGAVLLYTPPGRLAVAAGGARLLLRGVTPGRYARGGSVHLRLWAAERLAEFSGATSLTGVWLERYARALGARIGADVDLHALPPVTGLLKLGRGAAVESEVDLSGYWLDGDRLEIGTVKVGAGAVVGTRSMLLPGARVGKRAEVAPGSAVAGQVPTGQRWAGAPAVKLGKAKRNWPKERPQRGLFWRVSYGVTGFGLTALPVLAGIAALAVLGLFVAPDAGLGAALRGGALGLVPATLAFGAAYALLLLVAVRLLSLGLREGTHPTHSRVGWQAWTVTQLMDRSRQTLFPLYAGLVTPVWLRLLGMRIGKGAEVSTVLALPSLTTVGDGAFLADDTLTAPYELGGGWLRIGRAQIGRRAFLGNSGMTAPGRSVPDGGLVGVLSATPKKAKKGSSYLGLPPVRLPRSAADGDQSLTYEPPARLLWARALVELCRIVPVFCSAGLALLTVAALSALGGWAWPLGGLVLLEAGAFGCVLSVLAKWLLVGRHRTGEHPLWSGFVWRNELADTFVEVLAVPWLAGSVPGTPVLNVWLRGLGATIGTGVWVESYWLPEPDLVTLGDGATVNRGCVLQTHLFHDRILRTDTVELREGATLGPGGIVLPGSVVGARTTLGPASLVMAAESVPDDTRWLGNPIEAWRR
- a CDS encoding M20/M25/M40 family metallo-hydrolase, producing MNETDTGRRVTGEDEVVDLCRELIRIDTSNFGDHSGPGERKAAEYVAEKLAEVGLEPRIFESHPGRASTVARIEGEDPSRPALLIHGHTDVVPANAVDWTHHPFSGEVADGCVWGRGAVDMKDMDAMTLAVVRDRLRSGRKPPRDIVLAFLADEEAGGTYGAKHLVKNHADLFEGVTEAISEVGGFSFTVNEQRRLYLIQTAEKGMHWMKLTVAGTAGHGSMIHRDNAITELSEAVARLGRHQFPVRVTKTTRAFLDELGDALGTELDPEDMEGTLARLGGIAKLIGATLRNTANPTQLGAGYKVNVIPGEATAHVDGRFLPGFEEEFLADLDKILGPKVRREDVHSDKALETSFDGAIVDAMQSALLAEDPAAQAVPYMLSGGTDAKSFDDLGIRGFGFAPLKLPPELDFAGMFHGVDERVPVDGLKFGVRVLDRFIDAS
- the chpH gene encoding chaplin ChpH, whose translation is MLKKVVAAAAATGGLVLAGAGLAVADAGAQGAAIGSPGVASGNVVQVPVHVPVNVCGNTISVIGLLNPAFGNTCINK
- a CDS encoding chaplin — translated: MRQVTRKGLMTVAAASGVLAAAGGAAHADAGAQGSATHSPGVLSGNTVQAPVETEVNVCGNTVSVVGLLNPAAGNKCSNGGGGKHARGGQGGGGHGSSYGGSQAGGHAGDSPGVASGNHVQAPVHIPVNVCGNSVDVVGVGNPATGNDCSNGGGGGGYGDHGHGGPGSSHGGSHADGHTGGSPGVGSGNSVQVPIDVPVNVCGNNIGVIGIGNGVTGNDCGNSGGGGPHENPGGGHQNPPGDSEEESPQTPGKPGKPGGEVPGGDTNHPGTQTVTQPDGAAQLAQTGGDLPLGLVLPVGAGALIGGALIYRKARAAAL
- a CDS encoding DUF5703 family protein, whose protein sequence is MPEYEFVDVYVPRGVSRKDATRLLTDHAEYGHWELDRLSLLRDGSRRVRLRRRIIRQVRATW